Proteins encoded by one window of Xanthomonas sp. DAR 80977:
- a CDS encoding gamma-glutamyltransferase family protein yields MLHTLRSRRGMVVAPHHLAAQAGRDVLRDGGNAVEAAVATAACLAVVYPHMTGIGGDGFWLIAEADGRVHAIDACGRAAQAATLQHYAGQAAIPWRGPGAANTVAGTVSGWALALQQSDAQLPLSRLLDDAIQHAAAGVPVTLGGAAIAAAKSAELREQPGAYAAIFEAAGRPLREGELLRQPQLAATLQRLAAAGLDDFYRGALASDIAADLQALGSPLRASDLAAHRAEASVPLSVAIAGARLYNHAPPTQGLASLLILALFDRLAADQADGYAHLHGLVEATKQAFLVRDAHVGDPAWMTLDAQALLDDAAALDAMAARIDPARALPWPQPSQAGDTVWFGAIDGAGRAVSCIQSTYFEFGSGLVLPRSGIVWQNRGCSFRLAADGWNALAPGRKPFHTLNPALARFDDGRLMAYGTMGGEGQPQTQAALFSRYARFGMPLQQAASAPRWLLGRTWGEDSTTLKLEDRFAPEVVQALRDAGHAVELLPAYSSVMGHAGALVREADGTLSGASDPRSDGAVAGW; encoded by the coding sequence ATGCTGCATACCTTGCGTTCGCGGCGCGGCATGGTGGTTGCCCCGCATCACCTCGCCGCGCAGGCCGGGCGCGATGTGCTGCGCGACGGCGGCAACGCGGTGGAGGCCGCGGTGGCGACCGCGGCCTGCCTGGCGGTGGTCTATCCGCACATGACCGGCATCGGCGGCGACGGCTTCTGGCTGATCGCCGAAGCCGACGGCCGCGTGCATGCGATCGATGCCTGCGGCCGCGCCGCGCAGGCGGCCACGCTGCAGCACTACGCCGGGCAGGCGGCGATTCCCTGGCGCGGTCCGGGCGCGGCCAACACCGTCGCCGGTACCGTGTCCGGCTGGGCGCTGGCATTGCAGCAGAGCGACGCGCAGCTGCCGCTGTCGCGCCTGCTCGACGACGCCATCCAGCATGCCGCGGCCGGCGTGCCGGTCACCCTCGGCGGCGCCGCCATCGCCGCGGCCAAGAGCGCCGAACTGCGCGAGCAGCCCGGTGCCTACGCGGCGATCTTCGAAGCCGCCGGGCGGCCGTTGCGCGAGGGCGAGCTGCTGCGCCAGCCGCAACTCGCCGCCACCCTGCAGCGCCTGGCCGCGGCCGGCCTGGACGATTTCTATCGCGGCGCGCTGGCGTCGGACATCGCGGCCGACCTGCAGGCCCTGGGCAGTCCGCTGCGCGCCAGCGACCTGGCCGCGCACCGCGCCGAGGCCAGCGTGCCGTTGTCGGTGGCGATCGCCGGCGCGCGCCTGTACAACCACGCGCCGCCGACCCAGGGCCTGGCCTCGCTGCTGATCCTGGCGCTGTTCGACCGCCTGGCCGCCGACCAGGCCGATGGCTACGCGCACCTGCACGGCCTGGTCGAAGCGACCAAGCAGGCGTTCCTGGTGCGCGACGCGCACGTCGGCGACCCGGCCTGGATGACGCTGGATGCGCAGGCCTTGCTCGACGATGCCGCCGCGCTCGACGCGATGGCCGCACGCATCGATCCGGCGCGCGCGCTGCCGTGGCCGCAGCCCTCGCAGGCCGGCGACACCGTCTGGTTCGGCGCGATCGACGGCGCCGGCCGCGCGGTCAGCTGCATCCAGTCCACCTATTTCGAATTCGGTTCCGGGCTGGTGCTGCCACGCAGCGGCATCGTCTGGCAGAACCGCGGCTGCAGCTTCCGTCTCGCCGCCGACGGCTGGAACGCGCTGGCCCCCGGGCGCAAGCCGTTCCACACGCTCAATCCGGCGCTGGCGCGCTTCGACGACGGCCGGCTCATGGCCTACGGGACCATGGGCGGCGAAGGCCAGCCGCAGACCCAGGCGGCGCTGTTCAGCCGCTACGCGCGCTTCGGCATGCCCTTGCAGCAGGCGGCCAGCGCGCCGCGCTGGCTGCTCGGCCGCACCTGGGGCGAGGACAGCACCACGTTGAAGCTGGAGGACCGGTTCGCTCCGGAGGTCGTCCAGGCGTTGCGCGATGCAGGCCATGCGGTCGAGTTGCTGCCCGCCTACAGTTCGGTGATGGGCCACGCCGGCGCGCTGGTCCGCGAGGCCGACGGCACCTTGAGCGGCGCCAGCGACCCGCGCAGCGATGGCGCGGTGGCGGGCTGGTAG
- a CDS encoding tetratricopeptide repeat protein: protein MNHDSESLARARALVEAAMTDPQRWSAHLAQAESLLIAAAASAPDDVALLTCLGAVRCDLGNYGDAVEVLQRAVRLRSDDRNTHFNLGVALLNSGKRRQAMDRFRQAATLQRSAATWEAYFDPHAQ, encoded by the coding sequence ATGAACCACGACAGCGAATCCCTCGCGCGCGCCAGGGCGCTGGTGGAAGCGGCGATGACCGATCCGCAGCGCTGGTCCGCGCACCTGGCGCAGGCCGAGTCGCTGCTCATCGCCGCGGCGGCGTCGGCGCCGGACGATGTCGCGCTGCTCACCTGCCTCGGCGCGGTGCGTTGCGATCTGGGGAACTACGGCGATGCGGTCGAGGTGTTGCAGCGCGCCGTGCGGCTGCGCTCGGACGACCGCAATACCCACTTCAATCTCGGCGTCGCACTGCTCAACAGCGGCAAGCGCCGCCAGGCCATGGACCGCTTCCGGCAGGCGGCAACGCTGCAGCGATCGGCGGCGACCTGGGAAGCCTATTTCGATCCGCATGCGCAATGA
- a CDS encoding LysR family transcriptional regulator, which yields MPTFSRFTRYFMEVAHWRSIRRASEALHVSASAIDRQILKAEQELGVQLFERLPSGLRLTSAGELLLVDVRRWEKGYQRTLELFDELKGLRRGHVEIAMIDALSEGIVVDALAQLIDEHPGLTFGLQTEDNQKVADKVVAAEVDFGLLLDPVSGIDLEVVAFAEIPLGICMPVGHPLSGRASLQLNEVLGEHRLLLPAAPLIVNEHAKVVYQRQHIDTRRCIRCNDVRALRALVRQGVGVGLLSQLDVLADLADGRLAFVPLREGLARPMTLSLCVAPQRQLSKAAQTMLKALAPRVEAILEPR from the coding sequence ATGCCGACCTTCTCCCGCTTCACCCGCTATTTCATGGAAGTGGCGCATTGGCGCAGCATCCGCCGCGCCTCCGAGGCGCTGCACGTGTCGGCGTCGGCGATCGACCGGCAGATCCTCAAGGCCGAGCAGGAGTTGGGCGTGCAGTTGTTCGAGCGCCTGCCCAGCGGCTTGCGCCTGACCAGCGCCGGCGAGCTGCTGCTGGTCGACGTGCGGCGCTGGGAGAAGGGCTACCAGCGCACGCTGGAGCTGTTCGACGAGCTGAAGGGGCTGCGCCGCGGCCATGTCGAGATCGCGATGATCGATGCCTTGAGCGAGGGCATCGTGGTCGATGCGCTGGCGCAGCTGATCGACGAGCACCCGGGCCTGACCTTCGGCCTGCAGACCGAGGACAACCAGAAGGTCGCCGACAAGGTCGTCGCGGCCGAGGTGGACTTCGGCCTGCTGCTCGATCCGGTCAGCGGCATCGATCTGGAGGTGGTCGCCTTCGCCGAGATTCCGCTGGGCATCTGCATGCCGGTCGGGCATCCGCTCAGCGGCAGGGCCAGCCTGCAGTTGAACGAGGTGCTCGGCGAGCATCGCCTGCTGCTGCCGGCCGCGCCGCTGATCGTCAACGAGCACGCCAAGGTGGTGTACCAGCGCCAGCACATCGACACGCGCCGCTGCATCCGCTGCAACGACGTGCGCGCGCTGCGCGCGCTGGTGCGCCAGGGCGTGGGCGTGGGCCTGCTGTCGCAGCTGGACGTGCTCGCCGATCTGGCCGACGGGCGGCTGGCCTTCGTGCCCTTGCGCGAAGGCCTGGCCAGGCCGATGACGCTGTCGCTGTGCGTGGCCCCGCAGCGGCAACTGTCCAAGGCCGCGCAGACCATGCTCAAGGCGCTGGCGCCGCGCGTGGAAGCGATCCTGGAGCCGCGCTAG
- a CDS encoding allantoate amidohydrolase, with amino-acid sequence MLMPASTPGLRAVARCDALGVAPYSDSADGLFRGWLSPAHRASVAAVAEWMGEAGLHTRLDPAGNLLGRYEGTAAQAPALLIGSHLDSVRDAGRYDGPLGVMLGIECVAALHAQGRRLPFAIEVIGFGDEEGSRFPASMLSSRAVAGTLDPAALQVHDGDGIALAEALAAWGLDIAALPTAARAPHGVLAYLEAHIEQGPVLEAEGLALGAVTGIAAQRRYRALLVGRAGHAGTTRMDLRADALAAAAECVLAVEQVARSGPADLVATVGRLQVAPGAVNVVPGRVEFSIDVRAGADAVRDAAAEAIAQRLHAIAAARGVQLQLQCVQDLPASPCDPRLVAALETAIAAQGIAPRRLVSGAGHDAMVMAALCPTAMLFLRCAGGVSHHPAEHVDPADADLAVAAMLHFIESLGDTLVR; translated from the coding sequence ATGCTGATGCCGGCTTCGACTCCGGGCCTGCGCGCGGTCGCGCGCTGCGATGCGCTCGGCGTGGCGCCCTACAGCGACAGCGCGGACGGCCTGTTCCGCGGCTGGCTGAGCCCGGCGCATCGCGCCAGCGTGGCGGCCGTGGCGGAGTGGATGGGCGAGGCCGGCCTGCACACCCGTCTCGATCCGGCCGGCAACCTGCTCGGCCGCTACGAGGGCACTGCGGCGCAGGCGCCGGCGCTGCTGATCGGCAGCCACCTGGACAGCGTGCGCGACGCCGGCCGCTACGACGGCCCGCTCGGGGTCATGCTCGGCATCGAATGCGTCGCCGCGTTGCACGCGCAGGGCCGCCGGCTGCCGTTCGCGATCGAGGTGATCGGGTTCGGCGACGAGGAGGGTTCACGCTTCCCGGCCTCGATGCTGAGCAGCCGCGCCGTCGCCGGCACGCTGGATCCGGCGGCGCTGCAGGTACACGACGGCGACGGCATCGCGCTGGCCGAGGCGCTGGCCGCCTGGGGCCTGGACATCGCCGCGCTGCCGACCGCGGCGCGTGCGCCGCACGGCGTGCTGGCCTACCTGGAAGCGCATATCGAACAGGGACCGGTGCTGGAGGCCGAGGGCCTGGCGCTGGGCGCGGTGACCGGCATCGCCGCGCAGCGGCGCTATCGCGCGCTACTCGTCGGCCGCGCCGGCCATGCCGGCACCACGCGCATGGACCTGCGCGCCGATGCGCTGGCCGCCGCCGCCGAATGCGTGCTGGCGGTGGAGCAGGTGGCGCGCAGCGGCCCGGCCGACCTGGTGGCCACGGTCGGGCGCCTGCAGGTGGCGCCGGGGGCGGTCAACGTGGTGCCGGGGCGGGTCGAGTTCTCGATCGACGTGCGCGCCGGCGCCGACGCCGTGCGCGATGCGGCGGCCGAGGCGATCGCGCAGCGCCTGCACGCCATCGCCGCCGCGCGCGGCGTGCAGCTGCAGCTGCAGTGCGTGCAGGACCTGCCGGCCAGTCCCTGCGATCCGCGCCTGGTCGCCGCGCTGGAAACGGCGATCGCCGCGCAGGGCATCGCGCCGCGGCGGCTGGTGTCCGGCGCCGGCCACGACGCGATGGTGATGGCGGCGCTGTGCCCGACCGCGATGCTGTTCCTGCGCTGCGCCGGCGGCGTCAGCCACCACCCGGCCGAACACGTGGATCCCGCCGATGCCGATCTGGCGGTGGCGGCGATGCTGCACTTCATCGAATCCCTGGGAGACACCCTTGTCCGTTGA
- a CDS encoding pyridoxal-phosphate-dependent aminotransferase family protein, translating into MGPGPVNAHPRVLRAMSADLLGQFDPEMTGYMNQVMALYRPLFGTENRWTFLVDGTARAGIEAALVSLVAPGDRVLVLNFGRFGLLLGEILGRIGAVVENVEAPWGEVVPMDAVGDAIERFAPKLVACVHGDTSTTMAQPLDGLGALCRAAGALSYVDATATIGGMRIASDAWDVDVVTGGLQKCLGGPSGSAPITVSAQAAEAIFARRHVERGIVRDDIANGRGVRIGSNYFDLAMVMDYWSDKRLNHHTEATSMLYAARECARVALQEGLPARFARHAAAGRAVAAGARALGLQVFGDDRYRMANVTGVAIPAGIDGEAVRRRLREDFEIEIGTAFGPLQGKLWRIGAMGYNAMKHKVLITLGALEAVLRAEGYACAPGAGVDAALAAWHAEGAQR; encoded by the coding sequence ATGGGCCCGGGCCCGGTCAATGCGCATCCGCGCGTGCTGCGCGCGATGTCCGCCGACCTGCTCGGCCAGTTCGATCCGGAGATGACCGGCTACATGAACCAGGTGATGGCGCTGTACCGGCCGCTGTTCGGGACCGAGAACCGCTGGACCTTCCTGGTCGACGGCACCGCGCGCGCCGGCATCGAGGCGGCGCTGGTCTCGCTGGTGGCGCCGGGCGATCGCGTGCTGGTGCTGAACTTCGGCCGCTTCGGCCTGCTGCTGGGCGAGATCCTCGGCCGCATCGGCGCGGTGGTCGAGAACGTGGAGGCGCCGTGGGGCGAGGTGGTGCCGATGGACGCGGTGGGCGACGCGATCGAGCGCTTCGCGCCGAAGCTGGTCGCGTGCGTGCACGGCGACACCTCGACCACGATGGCGCAGCCGCTGGACGGCCTCGGCGCGCTGTGCCGCGCCGCCGGCGCGCTGTCCTACGTCGATGCCACCGCGACCATCGGCGGCATGCGCATCGCCAGCGACGCCTGGGACGTGGACGTGGTCACCGGCGGCTTGCAGAAGTGCCTGGGCGGGCCGTCCGGTTCGGCGCCGATCACCGTGTCCGCGCAGGCCGCCGAGGCGATTTTCGCGCGCCGCCACGTCGAGCGCGGCATCGTCCGCGACGACATCGCCAACGGCCGCGGCGTGCGCATCGGCTCGAACTATTTCGACCTGGCGATGGTGATGGACTACTGGTCCGACAAGCGCCTGAACCACCACACCGAGGCCACCAGCATGCTGTACGCGGCGCGCGAGTGCGCGCGCGTGGCGCTGCAGGAAGGCCTGCCGGCGCGTTTCGCGCGCCATGCCGCGGCCGGCCGCGCGGTCGCCGCCGGCGCGCGCGCGCTGGGGCTGCAGGTGTTCGGCGACGACCGCTACCGCATGGCCAACGTCACCGGCGTGGCGATTCCCGCGGGCATCGACGGCGAGGCGGTGCGGCGGCGCCTGCGCGAGGATTTCGAGATCGAGATCGGCACCGCGTTCGGACCGCTGCAGGGCAAGCTGTGGCGGATCGGCGCGATGGGCTACAACGCGATGAAGCACAAGGTGCTGATCACCCTGGGCGCGCTGGAGGCGGTGCTGCGCGCGGAAGGCTACGCCTGCGCGCCGGGCGCCGGCGTGGATGCGGCGCTGGCCGCCTGGCATGCCGAGGGAGCGCAGCGGTGA